The Lolium rigidum isolate FL_2022 chromosome 2, APGP_CSIRO_Lrig_0.1, whole genome shotgun sequence genomic interval tgtcgatgaaatcgaagctgtcgacgctgctcgagtcatcgcttatataggagtccgcggatgactcgaaggacatgtcgctgaagatcttggcgagcttttcgcttgccctagtgctgatgaagcgtggtgatgaagtctcttcttcgcctgactcgattgacgatgttgagttcgaaaatTCGGagtcgaccgccgacaatcccgacgaaatcggaatttcgagacgatacgctccctctttctcgacgcgaaagtggaatcttccgaacgtcatctacataggctcctccagatacgcatatgcatccaaacgggagggcgggtgaggaacaaaatcgacgggaccgattgcgatctgtttacctcgatccattgtgttgcttgcagttgatgaagtcgacgatcttgaacgtgccatcgagatcagatccttgacacctctaattcccacagacggcgccaattgataagggattaacttatcaatgcctacatgttgtagactagggtttagttggaagtagagggcaagtagatctcgaaggtttcagccgaaaagtactcgacgattatgaaaattagggtttgagagacaatgattcgatgctttctttgtccctcgactcccccttatataggaggtggagtcgagggattcgtattgtacaagttacagagttcgggagggtttccaactcatcccgtaagattacaaacatcatcttctaatacaactctaactttccttaatatcaacttgggcttccgattcttcttattcttcgagtcatgggccttcagtaaaccccgggtactatcttcggcaggcccatttggggatgcctatgtcaacgccGACGGCCTCCCTCTTGGCGTACCTCTACACGTGGAGCTCGTCGATGCACTCGAGCGTGTCCTGATCTTCCTCTACGCCAACAGCCGCCCCTCGGCGGAGagcgtgctacgccgacggccttccCCTCGGCATACCTGTGATGTTAGTGTCTACGCTGCAGCTACGCTGAAGGCCAGGCCGTTGGCATAGGCCGATCATTTGGTCCTAGGCCCTGCCTATGCCGACAGGAAGGCCCTCGGCATAGAGGCggatattttttcctttttttgttcaCATAAAAATTCATAGATACTGCACACAAGACACATAACATGAAGTGCAAATAGCAAATAGACATCAGAGTGTCATAACATCATCCAAAATGTACATAGTAGTGGCATAACATGAACTAGAGATACACATCGTACTATATGTCTAGCTCGAGGCCAAAAGCACTAATGATCTCACAGGAAAAGCGGGTTGGAACCGAGCTCGTCAGCATTGAGCCGAGACGTAGGAGGGCGATATTGCGCTGCAATAGAAGCCGTAGAAGAACCAGCATGAGAAGTACTGGGAGAAGCACCAAAAGAATGCCCAGGAGAAGcaccaccatgatgaaccggtgtgaTCTCACGCCCACACTCCGAGGCATGACCAAAAGCCTGGTTCCCAGAATGTCCCGTTCCCTACATACATATTTTCtagatgttagcaacttgcgagccAAAGGAACACAGTAACCAAtggtttggcgaagaacttaccaGTGTCGCTTAGTTGTATGTcctagcgaagtagcggctcaggaGCGAGAGTCTgggcttccgtcagagacctgacctctAGGTAGTTCATTTCGTTCCGCGGCCGGGAAAACCTCCACGCCGCAATGtcatatgcgcgggcagcagcctccttgtgTAGAagatgccgagccacacacgcacaccatcGGCGGTGATTTCAGTCGAAATGGCCCGCATGCCGTTTGCGAACACCGagaaagcccgtgttgctacggcgacgaggagccatctgatTGGCAGTGGAGCTCAGAGGATTCTGTGGTGGTGTTAGAGGATAGAAGTGTTGCTGGTGGTGTTGTGTTGGAGGAGAAGACATGGTTATATGTAGGGAGGCGAGGGGCTGacacggcgggaaaacttggcgggagagaatgggcgggagaaaacggcgggaaaacttgaCGAGAGAAATGGTTGGAGCGAAACGGCGGGAGAGAAAGGGCGGGAAAGTTTGGCCGGAGAGAAACGATAGaaaaaacttggcgggagaaaaAGGCCAAAGAGAAAGAGCGGGAAAATTTGGTGGGAAATCGGAcgggaaaaagaaaaaacaacatCAGGGTATGCCGacggtggccctcggcatagaccttGGTTGTGACGTCATTGGCgggaggaaaaagaaaaaaaatagggtaagctacgccgacggtggccctcggcgtagacctggACCCGTTACAGGGTCGTCAAGGCACGGCTGGGCTGGGCTGCGTGCTcaggcctatgccgacggccaggcaTACACCGAGGGCAGACGTCGGCGTAACCCGGCATACGCCGGTGGCTTTTGTACGCTGAGGGGTGCTGCGAGAGGCTGGGCTAGCCGGCCCGTACGCCGATGGCCCCGATatttggccctcggcgtatggcacAGCCGTCGACACCTCATGGCATTCCTGTAGTGAGTTGTCCAGGAAGAGGTACACTCGTGCCTCTCGGAAGGGGTACAAGCGCCACCTGGATAATAATCCCTGCTGCTCTTTCTACTAGGTTGGATAAAATGAAAaatttactccctccatccataaatagatgtcttacaTTTGTCtatatttggatgtatctatacactaaattgtgtctacatacatctaaaATTTGACAAATCTAAAACATTTATTTATGAACAAAAGTAGTAGTATACATGCAGCAACAAAGGGGGGAAATGAAAAGATAATATGGCATAAAATCTGCAAACCTAGAACAGGTAAAGCTACTCTCACCAGTGAACCGGCTGGGCAATAAGGAAACAGTCTGACAGATAGAGAGCAAATCTTTAATCTACctattctattatatactaaaagcaaataaGGGAGTTTTTTCATGGTATCAAGTTAATTCACATATGCTAAAATAATATAAACCAATAATTTTATCATTAACATCCGAAATTAAAAGATAAGAAGTGTTACGTAATACAACATGTGTGTACAAAAGTAAACTAATGGCACGTACCAGCCATATGGGTACACATAGTCTCTTAGATTTTGGTTGATAGCTTTTGTTTAAGGAAAAAACTAATCGGTACATTCCCTTCCAAAATAGCTTGATAGATTTCCGTAAGAATACTAACCGATCCATAGATTGCACAAGAAAGCTACGTCTGTTCCGTTCAATAGAAAAAAGGGAATCCTTGGAAAAGCTACGTGTGTGTTTCGTTCAAAAGAAAAAATAGGGCGATCTCTCATCTACTACTCGTGGATGCTTTTAAGGTGACTACTAAAAAGAGTCCATGTTCCACGCAAAAACAAAGACTCCACGTTAAACTAATTCTATTAATTTGATAAATGCATGAGATTTACTTTCGGCCACTAATTAACCGTCCACAACATCACACATTCATCGGTAGAGGCACCAATAATGTTACACCTATGTAATTTTTGTACGGGAAGCACTTACAGGGTGATTGGAATTAGCTATCTGTAAAAACAACCCGCATGATACATTAGTCCTCCGAATTAGCAATCGGTGAAAAAAACCTAGCGTGATAGGGTAGTTCATGTAAAACACGACTTCAAAAAATCTCACGTGTTAGAGTTAGGCCGTTGGTCAACTACCAATTTGAATTGTTTTGACTGAATCATGGAATCTAGGAAAAAATCACATACTCCTACCACCTTGAACTAGGACGTGTTTGGATGAAATAAACACCTCTGTTCATAAATAGATGTTTTAGGTTTGTCACTAGGCATTATTTATTGTATTGATATATTCAAATCTAGACAACCTTTTAATCTATATATGGATGTGGCGGAAGTACAATCTAGGATATAGTAGGAACAATGAATACATGCATCATAGGttatttaaaaataaaggaaACGTCATGCAACTAAAGTATTTCTCAGTGGACGAGACATAGAACACGTTCAGTTAACACTGACGGTAATCCGATCAAGCATAATCCGATCAAGCATCAAAACCATCTAACAATCGAAACGAAGTAGCAATCATCGAAAAATAATAAGTAGCTAGATAGCCAGCGGATGAAACTACACTGAGACTGCGCAGCCACGGCAATCAGCTGGCGGCGGTGCCGTCCTTGGACAGCGTGCCCATCCACGGCGGCGGAAGCATGCCAGTCTGCTCGTGAACCGTCGACAGCAGCGGCGGCAGCATCTTGTACACCCCGCCCACCTGCTCCATcgcgccaccgtcgccaccgccatcaTTGCCGACGCCGTTGCTCCAGATGCTGATCTTGGGCTGCATGCCGTTGACGGCGCCGGCGTTGATGCGCGCCATCTCGGCGTACACGCCGCCGTCGATCATGAGGTAGTCCCTGACGGCGTTGTAGTTGCCACCGAGCGCCACCAGCATGGACGCCACGTACTCCGACTTGGCCTTGCCCACcagcgccaccgcctccgcctccctctGCTTGGCGTAGAGCCTCGCGTCCTCCGCCATCCTCTGCTCGAAGAAGCGCGCGTCCGCCTGCGCCTTGCGCGCCTCGGCCACCTTGGTCTCCTCGTacagcgccgcctccgccgccttctGCCTGCTGTAGAAGAGCGCGTTCGACTCTTGAACCTGCAAGATACACAACATTCATTCACAAATCATGATGCCGAGCAGAGGGCCTTGAACCATTACTCAAGTAAATACGGATGCATGGATACCTGCGTGTCGTAGTGCACGGTGGCCTTGCTGAGCTGATCGGCCTTGAGCTTCTCGGTCTGGCAGAGCGCGTTCTTGACCTCCACCTCCATCTGCAGCTCAGCCTCGCGGATGGCGACGGCCTTAGCGGCCTCCACCTCGGCCAACTTGGCCCGCCTATCCCACTCAGCCTTCTTCATGGCGAGGTCCGCCTTCGCCGCCGCAATGTCGGCCTCCCTGGCGTTCTCGAACACCTGCACCTCCGACTTCACCTTGGCCTCCTCCTTGAGCCCCTCGCCCTGCTGCCGCACCGACAGCACCTTGGTCTGGGCGTCCACCTTGGCGGCGTTCTGCTTCGTCAGgccctccctctccttttcgcccACCGACCCCTTCATCCTCGCCTGCGCCACGTCCACCCTCGCCTGGCTCGCCGCGTCCTGCTGGGTCTTCTgcccgaggtaggagaagtactcGTGCCCCGGCACGTCCACCAGCTGCTTCACGTTGGAGTTGTAGATCCGGAGCCCGAACTGGTCCAGCTCCTTCTGCACGCTCTCGAACACCATGTGCTTGAACGCCTTGGTGCCCTTGAAGATCTCCTCCATCGTCAGCTCCGCCGCCATCACCCGCGTCTCGCCCTCGATCACCCCCTTCACCAGCTCCTCAACGTGGTTGGACGatctctccagcggcgcgatcaGCTTCGCGTACAGGACCAGCTTCGCCTTCAGCTCCTTTCGCTCCGCCTCGCTGTGCTCCGGGGTCGTCACCGGGGGGCCGATCGTGTACACCGCCGGGAGGATGAAGGGCAGCTTCTCCGCGCTCATGGCGTTCACCTCGAACGAGTAGTTCACCGGCGCAAGGCTGAACTTCTTGCACTGCTGACCCACGAACACCAGCGACTTCTTCGCCAGCTTCACGTCCTCGATGCCCCAGCCCGTGATGGCCAGGTACTCCGACGCGTCCGCCACCACGAACCTCGCCATTGATCCTCCTTCAATTCTTGCCTGAGCAGATCTCTCGGGATCCCGATCAACTCGAGCTAGCTACTTTTTGTTGGGTGCCTTATGAGATGGGTACGTGTCGATCAATTGAGGAGTACACAACCTAGCTCGCTCGAGATACTATATATACACGGAGAGATCAACGCATTGGCTTGCAGGTTCCTAACATTATTGACCACGGCAAACCATGGCGGTCAGGAATCTTCCGCCTACTTTCATATAGCCGGCAGTTTCCATGGAAACAAATCACACAATCAAAAACGTAACGCACTACAGAATCGTGCATACAAGAAATTAAGAGGCTTTCTATGGTAGGGAGTAGAAAATATTAACCGTCCAATCAGATCCGAAAACTTTTCTTTGGTTAACATTTCTTAAAATAGATTTTCTTTTTAGGGAAGCTTATAatatcttatttattttattCCTTTACAGACAATCCGTGCATGTGCTAGATAATTTGAATCTCATTACAGTTCATATATAGAGAGAGAAAAATATCGCCAACGGGAATAGAAAAAGTATAGATAGAGTACCAAAATAGGGTTAAGTGCACTTTTGGTCCTCATGTATTGAAGAAGTCTAACTTTGATCCCTTAACTTTATGTTAGTCTAAACCTGCCCTCAAACTCTTAATTAAGTCCAATTTTGGTCCTTAGTAGCGGTTTAACGATGGTTGACCGGTTTTTGACTCTCTTTTTTACTACCGTGAACAGATTTGGATAGGTTAGTCCACGTAGGACCGGCTCACCTTGAGATAAGTTATGCGATTAGCTTTTTGAACGTTCGCTGGTGAGATCATGATAATTATTCATTTGTCGTAGTAACCCTAACTCTTCCCCAATACCTAGCGACGGCGCCTCACACTACTAGGGTGGATAAGTTGGGCGAGAAAGGCAAAATCGGAGGACATGCGAGGGATTTTGCATTAGGAGGAAAGGCGGAGGCGGCTGAAGTGGCGAGGATTGTTCCACCAAGCGAGAAAGATGGAGGCGGCACACATGTGTGTTAGGGCAAGGGTATTTTTCTATTTATTGACTGAGGAAAAATGATCACAGGTAGATTAAAACAAGCCAATTATGTCCACGATGGCATAAAAGGAGAGTCAAAAACTGGTCAACCATCATTAAACCGATGTTAGGGACCAAATTTGGATTTAATTAAGAGTTTAAGGGCAGATTTAGACCAAAATAGAGTTGAAGGACCAAAATTAGACTTTCGCAAGATTTAAGGGACCAAAAGTGCACTTAACTCGCCAAAATATCGACCTAGAACTTGgtcaatttaaaaaaaattgttcaCTCATGCCTAAAAAGTAATATTTTTTCCACATAGTTTTAGAGTAATTTTTTTGCATAGATAGATTTGGTGGTTTTGGGTGTCGAGTGATAGTTTAGATTTACCAAAACTAAGTTTAAAATAGGTCAAAACTTAATTgcaatgaagatgcatttctatctAAATAACAGCGATAAGTGTCGCCGACTTCACACCAGATGGTTCTTGGTTTAGGCCACCCTATTTTTTGCAAGTTATtgtatttataattttttttatcatgtgaTATTTTTCATTTATCCAAACACCAACATATCTTTTTTAATATCTATCTTTACATCATATAGAGCAACTCCACATGTCATCCAGCAGCAGCGCATGATCGAGCCTATGGGGATGCAGCCACTAGTAGCTGCATATGGGGGCGCCTCTCCCAAGTTGTGCCCTTAATAAgatttttaaattcaaacaaaaacttaagttttatttatattttgttaTATTTCATAAACTTGAAtgaaattcaaataaaatataaacctTACCTAAACTAAATCCCGTCATTGCGGCGATGGTAGTAGAACAAGTTGTAGTCGAACTtctcctcctccccgtccttgATGCCGCTAGGGACGGTGTTTGTGTCTGCGCCTTCTCCTCCTGAGCCGATGTCGTCCTCGCTAAGGTCGACGTAGTTTCCCGTCTCGCCCATTGACCATGCCCCTTGATTGGTCCGGGCCTCCAAGTCTACCTCAGTGCCCGCTTCCAATCTAGAGACTATAATTGAAGCATGGCGCCTCGCGAtccgccatcgtcgaccctagctcgggagggttctgaagctcttcccggcaccgtgccggagagggaggtcatcaccggaggcctctacatcgccatgcccgtctccgaagtgatgcgtgagtagttcatctctggactacggatcCTTAGCAGTAGCTAgaaggttgtcttctccaatttatgcttcatgtttagatcttgtgagctgcctatcatgatcaagatcatctttatgtaatgctacatgttgtgtttgctgggatccgatgaatattgaatactatgttgaaatcgattatatacttgtcatatgttatttgtgatcttgcatgctcttcgttgctagtagatgctttggcaaagtataagcttgtaactccaagaggggtatttatgctcgatagtgggttaatgcctctagtaatctggaagagtgacaataacttctaagattgtagatgtgttgttgctacttgggagaaaacaacaatgctttgtctaaggataattctattgtttactttacacacattgcttaatgcgataatctattgcttgcaacttaatactgaaaggggttcggatgataaccggaaggtggattattagtcatagacgcagttggattacggtctatgtattatgttgtaatgcccaaatgaatctcatagtaatcatcttgtcatgtatggtctttattctgtcaattgcctaactgcaatttgttcacctagcatgttatttatctttatgaagaGACAACTCTAGtaaatcgtggaccccggtcctttcttttacactgacaaaatcatctactgcaaacacatgttctatttacttactgcaaacactTAATTCCGCTGCAAACAgatatctctttccacactatacgtttaatcatttgtgttcagcaaaaccggtgagattgacaacctcactgtaagttggggcaaaatattttggctgtattgtgtgcaggttccacgttgttgctgacaccggtagtgcaccctaccaaaagtcagctagcaacaccttcaaaagtcacTCCGTTCttatactggtcgattaaaccttggtttcttattgagagaaaacttgctactatgctcATCATACTTTCCTCTTGGGTTCCCCAATGGTGTGCTCTCTGCACTCGTcagagggctactcccatcggaagcgttTGCCGCGCACCCTATAAAAAGGAGGGAGCCTCGTCAACAAAAGAAACGGACCTGATGGTTCTAGCAATCCAGGTTTGAGCCCAAGGACTTGAACCTATGTAAGGTATCGTTGTTTCActtcggcagttaaccagtcTCGTTTTGCCGAGTAAATCCGGGCTCGTTACTTTCATCCTTTACGTACGTTCAATTATTCGGCTTCTCTCGAAGTCTGCATTCCTTAAGGACCCGATACATTCAAAAGATATCGGATGAAGGAGAAGATTCAAAAAAATTGACATCAACAGCAAgaccttcgagtagtacaacttgagtctacgcacggttgcaagcatccgcccatagactcgggggctacttcgcgcacccgataacagATGATTTCGATTTTACATCCAACACAAGATTCAACATTCTTCGACTGATCAAGACGTTCGAACGATGACAACTTTAGTCTCTGCCCGAAGCATTGCTTcgaccagtcactcgggggctactgatgttcgcattacccttc includes:
- the LOC124690278 gene encoding flotillin-like protein 2; translation: MARFVVADASEYLAITGWGIEDVKLAKKSLVFVGQQCKKFSLAPVNYSFEVNAMSAEKLPFILPAVYTIGPPVTTPEHSEAERKELKAKLVLYAKLIAPLERSSNHVEELVKGVIEGETRVMAAELTMEEIFKGTKAFKHMVFESVQKELDQFGLRIYNSNVKQLVDVPGHEYFSYLGQKTQQDAASQARVDVAQARMKGSVGEKEREGLTKQNAAKVDAQTKVLSVRQQGEGLKEEAKVKSEVQVFENAREADIAAAKADLAMKKAEWDRRAKLAEVEAAKAVAIREAELQMEVEVKNALCQTEKLKADQLSKATVHYDTQVQESNALFYSRQKAAEAALYEETKVAEARKAQADARFFEQRMAEDARLYAKQREAEAVALVGKAKSEYVASMLVALGGNYNAVRDYLMIDGGVYAEMARINAGAVNGMQPKISIWSNGVGNDGGGDGGAMEQVGGVYKMLPPLLSTVHEQTGMLPPPWMGTLSKDGTAAS